Proteins encoded by one window of Leopardus geoffroyi isolate Oge1 chromosome X, O.geoffroyi_Oge1_pat1.0, whole genome shotgun sequence:
- the LOC123594953 gene encoding uncharacterized protein CXorf49 homolog isoform X2, whose product MSAPDEVSICGAGFGEEGGEQTGVRPASPGAPRGPQGLGVDLGSPPSGEDEGGVPDPKGFESEREVTETGGPVSWDLEGRPGSPTDHMGDALDCASHLADEAVAAIVQQLTNQDGLGVRRNPYLEGCVVEAGLEAGPQGRGALALSRRQSQPSAAALLRLGGPEGGPAWANPKRSTKSRSNVAVVDRQRPSAESELLSDSESADEFSEIQLMRVSIYAKGGGQLKPNSPMDPWDTPRHSKFHVRENFLHMLGSFPSSAPRGVTSVVESQAVGELDISSSRKMQSVVRGKGGNRPSYPRSAAAGGLPRATPKKKVAQEKKSPGGTSNVALGRMFPSWGQRVSAAPLEPAAFPPVTGVPLLGRSKRYSLVPPGTKQSKHTPAGKKSVARRTQKAEPVVAGEDNDSNRDAVPKLSAHRPEPSCPFMHREASSRGDLNPRAPQFQGSSQPLAPNQGDVMPREPAPSDDQEALVHPPRPERQQQPPGAQGCPQCLLLQREVDNLKEQLAALQSLTDQFQTL is encoded by the exons ATGAGCGCCCCCGATGAGGTGTCCATCTGTGGAGCGGGTTtcggggaggagggcggggagcaGACCGGCGTCCGCCCTGCCAGCCCCGGAGCCCCGCGGGGCCCACAGGGACTAGGTGTGGATCTGGGGTCGCCACCCAGCGGTGAGGACGAGGGCGGGGTCCCAGACCCCAAGGGCTTCGAGTCCGAGCGGGAAGTGACGGAAACGGGAGGGCCCGTGTCCTGGGACCTAGAAGGCCGCCCCGGCTCCCCGACCGACCACATGGGGGACGCCCTGGACTGCGCGTCCCACCTTGCGGACGAGGCCGTGGCAGCCATCGTGCAGCAGCTGACCAACCAGGATGGCCTGGGCGTGCGGAGAAACCCGTACCTGGAGGGCTGCGTCGTGGAGGCGGGCCTGGAGGCAGGGCCCCAAGGGAGAGGCGCGCTTGCCCTTAGCCGCAGACAGTCGCAGCCTTCTGCCGCCGCCCTTCTCCGCCTCGGTGGGCCCGAGGGAGGCCCGGCCTGGGCGAACCCGAAAAGAAGCACGAAGAGCAGGTCGAACGTCGCCGTGGTGGATCGCCAGCGGCCCTCCGCCGAAAGCGAGCTGCTTTCCGACAGCGAGTCAGCAGATGAGTTTAGTGAGATACAGCTGATGAGGGTGAGCATTTACGCCAAAGGAGGAGGCCAACTCAAGCCCAACAGCCCCATGGATCCCTGGGACACACCCAGACACTCGAAATTCCATGTCAGGGAGAATTTCCTCCACATGCTTGGCTCTTTCCCGTCCTCCGCTCCCCGAGGAGTCACTTCGGTTGTGGAGAGTCAGGCCGTTGGAGAGCTGGACATCTCCTCCTCTAGGAAAATGCAGAGCGTGgtcagggggaagggggggaacaGGCCCAGCTACCCAAGATCTGCTGCTGCTGGCGGCCTGCCCCGGGCCACCCCTAAGAAAAAGGTGGCCCAGGAGAAGAAATCCCCAGGGGGGACCTCAAATGTTGCCCTGGGGAGAATGTTCCCTTCCTGGGGGCAGAGAGTCTCCGCGGCACCCCTGGAACCAGCCGCCTTCCCCCCAGTAACTGGTGTTCCGCTGCTTGGGAGGTCCAAGAGGTATTCCTTGGTCCCTCCGGGAACCAAACAGTCCAAGCACACCCCTGCCGGGAAGAAATCTGTCGCCAGGAGGACTCAGAAGGCGGAGCCGGTGGTGGCCGGAGAAGACAATGACTCAAACAGAGACGCTGTCCCAAAG CTTTCAGCACACAGGCCAGAGCCGTCTTGTCCGTTCATGCATCGTGAGGCAAGCAGTCGTGGTGACCTCAACCCCAGAGCCCCCCAGTTTCAGGGAAGCTCACAGCCCTTGGCTCCGAATCAGGGAGACGTCATGCCCAGAGAGCCCGCACCCTCCG ATGACCAGGAAGCGCTTGTCCACCCCCCAAGACCGGAAAGGCAGCAGCAACCACCTGGAGCACAGGGCTGTCCTCAG TGTCTCCTGCTGCAGAGAGAAGTTGACAACCTGAAAGAGCAGCTTG CGGCCCTGCAGTCCCTGACTGACCAGTTCCAGACCCTTTGA
- the LOC123594953 gene encoding uncharacterized protein CXorf49 homolog isoform X1: MSAPDEVSICGAGFGEEGGEQTGVRPASPGAPRGPQGLGVDLGSPPSGEDEGGVPDPKGFESEREVTETGGPVSWDLEGRPGSPTDHMGDALDCASHLADEAVAAIVQQLTNQDGLGVRRNPYLEGCVVEAGLEAGPQGRGALALSRRQSQPSAAALLRLGGPEGGPAWANPKRSTKSRSNVAVVDRQRPSAESELLSDSESADEFSEIQLMRVSIYAKGGGQLKPNSPMDPWDTPRHSKFHVRENFLHMLGSFPSSAPRGVTSVVESQAVGELDISSSRKMQSVVRGKGGNRPSYPRSAAAGGLPRATPKKKVAQEKKSPGGTSNVALGRMFPSWGQRVSAAPLEPAAFPPVTGVPLLGRSKRYSLVPPGTKQSKHTPAGKKSVARRTQKAEPVVAGEDNDSNRDAVPKLSAHRPEPSCPFMHREASSRGDLNPRAPQFQGSSQPLAPNQGDVMPREPAPSVSPAAERS, encoded by the exons ATGAGCGCCCCCGATGAGGTGTCCATCTGTGGAGCGGGTTtcggggaggagggcggggagcaGACCGGCGTCCGCCCTGCCAGCCCCGGAGCCCCGCGGGGCCCACAGGGACTAGGTGTGGATCTGGGGTCGCCACCCAGCGGTGAGGACGAGGGCGGGGTCCCAGACCCCAAGGGCTTCGAGTCCGAGCGGGAAGTGACGGAAACGGGAGGGCCCGTGTCCTGGGACCTAGAAGGCCGCCCCGGCTCCCCGACCGACCACATGGGGGACGCCCTGGACTGCGCGTCCCACCTTGCGGACGAGGCCGTGGCAGCCATCGTGCAGCAGCTGACCAACCAGGATGGCCTGGGCGTGCGGAGAAACCCGTACCTGGAGGGCTGCGTCGTGGAGGCGGGCCTGGAGGCAGGGCCCCAAGGGAGAGGCGCGCTTGCCCTTAGCCGCAGACAGTCGCAGCCTTCTGCCGCCGCCCTTCTCCGCCTCGGTGGGCCCGAGGGAGGCCCGGCCTGGGCGAACCCGAAAAGAAGCACGAAGAGCAGGTCGAACGTCGCCGTGGTGGATCGCCAGCGGCCCTCCGCCGAAAGCGAGCTGCTTTCCGACAGCGAGTCAGCAGATGAGTTTAGTGAGATACAGCTGATGAGGGTGAGCATTTACGCCAAAGGAGGAGGCCAACTCAAGCCCAACAGCCCCATGGATCCCTGGGACACACCCAGACACTCGAAATTCCATGTCAGGGAGAATTTCCTCCACATGCTTGGCTCTTTCCCGTCCTCCGCTCCCCGAGGAGTCACTTCGGTTGTGGAGAGTCAGGCCGTTGGAGAGCTGGACATCTCCTCCTCTAGGAAAATGCAGAGCGTGgtcagggggaagggggggaacaGGCCCAGCTACCCAAGATCTGCTGCTGCTGGCGGCCTGCCCCGGGCCACCCCTAAGAAAAAGGTGGCCCAGGAGAAGAAATCCCCAGGGGGGACCTCAAATGTTGCCCTGGGGAGAATGTTCCCTTCCTGGGGGCAGAGAGTCTCCGCGGCACCCCTGGAACCAGCCGCCTTCCCCCCAGTAACTGGTGTTCCGCTGCTTGGGAGGTCCAAGAGGTATTCCTTGGTCCCTCCGGGAACCAAACAGTCCAAGCACACCCCTGCCGGGAAGAAATCTGTCGCCAGGAGGACTCAGAAGGCGGAGCCGGTGGTGGCCGGAGAAGACAATGACTCAAACAGAGACGCTGTCCCAAAG CTTTCAGCACACAGGCCAGAGCCGTCTTGTCCGTTCATGCATCGTGAGGCAAGCAGTCGTGGTGACCTCAACCCCAGAGCCCCCCAGTTTCAGGGAAGCTCACAGCCCTTGGCTCCGAATCAGGGAGACGTCATGCCCAGAGAGCCCGCACCCTCCG TGTCTCCTGCTGCAGAGAGAAGTTGA